From the genome of Geminocystis herdmanii PCC 6308, one region includes:
- the hpnJ gene encoding hopanoid biosynthesis associated radical SAM protein HpnJ, with protein sequence MKKTLFLNPPSFDGFDGGAGARYQAKREITSFWYPTWLAQPSALVEGSKLIDAPPHNQSVDDVLKIAKDYELVIMHTSTPSLANDVKCAETIKAQNPDTVIGFIGAHVAVLPEKTLQDNPVIDFVCRNEFDYTCQEVAQGKSFADIKGLSYRDTHGNIVHNPERDLIHDWDAMPSVLPVYARDLDIKKYFIGYLLHPYISFYTGRGCPAKCSFCLWPQTIGGHNYRAKSPEAVGKEMEMAKSLFGNSVQEYMFDDDTFTIDKQRAIAISEHLKRLKLTWSCNARANLDYDTLKQLRDNGLRLLLVGFESGNQGILDGINKGIKLDVARKFMKNCHKLGIKVHGTFIIGLPNESQETIEETIRFACEVSPHTIQVSIAAPYPGTELYRQALENNWFSSQNLISSSGIQTSTLAYPNLSSTQIEDAVEQLYRRFYFRPQAIIPIVSEMLTDPQMLVRRLREGKEFFSYLKERQTVN encoded by the coding sequence ATGAAAAAAACTCTCTTTCTCAATCCTCCTTCTTTTGACGGTTTTGACGGTGGCGCAGGCGCTAGGTATCAAGCTAAACGGGAGATAACATCTTTCTGGTATCCCACATGGTTAGCACAACCATCAGCATTAGTGGAAGGAAGTAAATTAATTGACGCACCTCCCCATAATCAAAGTGTCGATGATGTGTTAAAAATTGCTAAAGATTACGAATTAGTGATTATGCACACTAGCACTCCTTCTCTTGCTAATGATGTAAAATGTGCCGAGACGATTAAAGCTCAAAATCCTGATACGGTTATCGGCTTCATTGGCGCTCATGTAGCAGTTTTACCTGAAAAAACCCTTCAAGATAATCCTGTTATTGATTTTGTTTGTCGCAATGAATTTGATTATACTTGTCAGGAAGTTGCCCAAGGCAAAAGTTTTGCTGATATTAAAGGTTTGAGTTATCGAGACACTCACGGTAATATTGTCCATAATCCTGAGCGAGATTTAATTCACGATTGGGATGCTATGCCTAGTGTTTTGCCCGTGTATGCTAGAGATTTAGACATCAAAAAATATTTTATCGGTTATCTGTTACATCCTTATATCTCTTTTTATACGGGGAGAGGTTGCCCTGCAAAATGTAGTTTTTGTTTATGGCCTCAAACTATTGGAGGACACAACTATAGAGCAAAAAGTCCTGAAGCCGTAGGTAAAGAAATGGAAATGGCTAAGAGTCTTTTTGGTAATTCTGTGCAAGAATATATGTTTGATGATGATACTTTTACTATTGACAAACAAAGGGCGATCGCCATTAGTGAACATCTTAAACGGTTAAAGTTAACATGGAGTTGTAATGCCCGTGCTAATCTCGATTATGATACCCTAAAACAATTAAGGGATAATGGTTTAAGGTTATTATTAGTAGGTTTTGAATCAGGTAATCAAGGAATTTTAGACGGTATCAACAAAGGTATTAAGCTAGACGTTGCTCGTAAATTTATGAAAAATTGTCATAAGTTAGGTATCAAAGTTCATGGTACGTTTATTATTGGTTTACCCAACGAAAGTCAAGAAACCATTGAGGAAACTATCCGTTTTGCCTGTGAAGTAAGTCCTCATACGATACAAGTATCGATCGCAGCCCCTTATCCGGGTACTGAATTATACCGTCAAGCCTTAGAAAATAACTGGTTTAGTAGTCAAAATCTCATTTCTTCTTCTGGCATTCAGACTTCAACTTTAGCTTATCCGAACCTTTCTTCTACTCAAATTGAAGACGCTGTAGAACAACTATATAGACGTTTTTATTTTCGTCCTCAAGCTATCATTCCGATCGTATCAGAAATGTTAACCGATCCGCAAATGTTAGTTAGACGTTTACGAGAAGGAAAGGAATTTTTTAGCTATTTAAAAGAAAGGCAAACCGTTAATTAG
- a CDS encoding flotillin family protein: MNFWLQFIQSLPISNLENLELNNTNSFDTNSSENSNFFTSNLIREIPINTNQNLAQLNMGSMSFFGGLIGGLVLLLVLAIWGYTRVYVVTPNNEAFVRNGGFFAKEKKVILNGGCIIIPGIHELTRVPLREISIDVVRQGNLAVRTKDYLRANMRVTFYVCISADKDAVLTAAQRLSKQGKISAEDIKDALEKRADDAIRAAAKKKSIAEIDSDKLGFAEEVLNLIQQDLRKVGLTLNNIAISEIEESDTYDENNYFDAQGVRLRTETIQESIKQKLGVELDNQREKREIELNTQVAIQQQELAAEKQSLTIKKDQEEAKLTQMKEIEFLKVQREREVQEARDQEQAKIERNKILQQQAIEEERIKQQLAVQQSQIEANIALEERNKQFRVAQIVQAQEGEVAEIDRQRTVESTRLLAQIAIAEADQQSQIAQQEASIAITEKEKERFTAEAEKAKAEEGVNTARQVENAEREKQLSLIVAEREAAEKRITDQNVVEIDVFRRRRQAEIARQAAELEAESIRTLADAEKYRLLAEAQGKLAVIQAENNLNNANRTADLIKVIFPSIAPQLPEILKSLSPQPGVLGDARIYAFPGLNGNGTNSSNDINKILLSTSGLSLINTLLDEGKLGNIIGQIKGLLQSNETGNNTTPLVNDFNYKPNINLETNDSENVPQYEEEMEDTEESENLDFSPWTESEAL; the protein is encoded by the coding sequence ATGAATTTTTGGTTACAGTTTATTCAATCTTTACCTATTAGTAATTTAGAAAATTTAGAGCTAAATAATACTAATTCTTTTGACACTAATTCATCAGAAAATAGTAACTTTTTTACGAGCAATTTAATTAGAGAAATTCCTATTAATACGAATCAAAATTTAGCTCAATTAAATATGGGAAGTATGAGCTTTTTTGGCGGTTTAATTGGTGGTTTAGTTCTCCTCTTAGTCTTAGCCATTTGGGGTTATACAAGGGTTTATGTTGTTACTCCTAATAACGAGGCTTTTGTGCGCAATGGAGGCTTTTTTGCTAAGGAAAAAAAAGTGATTCTTAATGGCGGTTGTATCATTATCCCCGGTATCCATGAATTAACTAGAGTACCTTTAAGAGAAATTTCGATCGATGTCGTCAGACAGGGCAATTTGGCAGTGCGTACTAAAGACTATTTACGCGCTAATATGAGGGTGACTTTTTATGTCTGTATTAGTGCTGATAAAGATGCTGTTTTAACCGCCGCCCAAAGGTTATCAAAACAAGGTAAAATTTCCGCCGAAGATATAAAAGACGCTCTCGAAAAACGGGCTGATGATGCCATTCGTGCCGCAGCTAAAAAGAAAAGTATTGCTGAAATTGACTCCGATAAATTAGGTTTTGCTGAAGAAGTTTTAAATCTTATTCAACAGGATTTAAGAAAAGTTGGTTTAACCCTAAATAATATTGCAATTTCTGAAATTGAAGAAAGCGATACCTATGATGAAAATAATTATTTTGACGCTCAAGGGGTTCGTTTACGCACGGAAACTATCCAAGAATCTATCAAACAAAAATTAGGAGTTGAACTTGATAATCAACGGGAAAAAAGAGAAATTGAACTCAATACTCAAGTGGCGATTCAACAACAAGAATTAGCCGCCGAAAAACAATCTTTAACTATTAAGAAAGATCAAGAAGAAGCTAAATTAACTCAAATGAAAGAAATTGAGTTTCTTAAAGTGCAACGAGAAAGAGAAGTTCAAGAAGCAAGGGATCAAGAACAGGCTAAAATTGAACGAAATAAAATTCTACAACAACAAGCGATCGAGGAAGAAAGAATTAAGCAACAATTAGCAGTACAACAAAGTCAAATTGAGGCAAATATTGCTTTAGAAGAGCGCAATAAACAATTCCGAGTTGCTCAAATTGTCCAAGCCCAAGAGGGAGAAGTGGCTGAGATCGATCGACAACGTACCGTTGAATCTACTCGTTTACTCGCTCAAATTGCCATTGCGGAAGCGGATCAGCAATCTCAGATAGCACAACAAGAAGCATCGATCGCCATTACAGAGAAAGAAAAAGAAAGATTCACTGCCGAAGCTGAAAAAGCGAAAGCGGAAGAAGGAGTAAACACCGCCCGTCAAGTGGAAAATGCTGAAAGGGAAAAACAACTATCCTTGATTGTTGCGGAAAGAGAAGCCGCAGAAAAACGGATTACGGATCAAAACGTAGTGGAAATCGATGTTTTCCGTCGTCGCCGTCAAGCAGAAATTGCCCGTCAAGCCGCCGAGTTAGAAGCCGAATCTATCCGTACGTTAGCGGATGCTGAAAAGTATCGATTATTGGCTGAAGCCCAAGGTAAATTAGCGGTTATCCAAGCGGAAAATAACCTTAACAATGCCAATCGCACGGCTGACCTCATAAAAGTCATTTTCCCCTCGATCGCGCCTCAATTGCCTGAAATCCTCAAATCCTTATCCCCTCAACCGGGGGTGTTAGGAGATGCTCGAATTTATGCTTTTCCGGGGTTAAACGGTAACGGCACAAATTCCTCTAATGATATTAATAAAATCTTGCTTTCCACTAGCGGATTATCCTTAATTAATACCCTTTTAGATGAAGGAAAATTAGGTAATATTATCGGACAAATTAAAGGGTTATTACAGTCTAATGAAACAGGAAATAATACTACGCCCTTGGTGAATGATTTTAACTATAAACCTAATATTAATTTAGAAACTAATGACTCTGAAAATGTCCCCCAATATGAAGAAGAAATGGAAGACACCGAAGAATCAGAAAACTTGGATTTCTCCCCTTGGACTGAATCCGAAGCTCTGTAA
- a CDS encoding OB-fold-containig protein has protein sequence MLFDIANLTYWIFLGVGVFLFLLVIISGGGEDQDLDVDVDVDVDVDVDVDVDADVDADVDGDIEGSVNADVETDSDISFLSFLSWFGVGKCPLLILLAIDFSVWGVSGWFLNVTIGGFLNAIPQGFIAFCIFVVSFFFSIWVGKLLSHPIGKIFANFGEEVDGDRLIGCIGSVTSKQVPYIIEGRIAQADVLDNARNLVTIEICLPDWAKVIPHRGQDVLIIDRQKHCFIAIAKDTSDEDKWLNSKN, from the coding sequence ATGCTTTTCGATATAGCTAATTTAACTTATTGGATTTTTCTCGGTGTTGGTGTTTTTCTCTTTCTCCTCGTGATTATTTCTGGCGGTGGAGAAGATCAAGATTTGGATGTCGATGTGGATGTTGATGTTGACGTTGATGTTGATGTTGACGTTGATGCCGATGTTGATGCCGATGTTGATGGTGATATAGAAGGAAGTGTTAATGCAGATGTGGAGACTGACAGTGACATTAGTTTCCTTTCCTTTTTGTCTTGGTTTGGAGTCGGAAAATGTCCTCTCTTAATTTTATTGGCGATCGATTTTTCTGTGTGGGGGGTATCAGGATGGTTTTTAAATGTCACCATCGGTGGTTTTCTCAATGCCATACCCCAAGGTTTTATCGCCTTTTGCATTTTTGTTGTTTCTTTCTTCTTTAGCATTTGGGTTGGCAAACTCTTGTCTCATCCCATTGGTAAAATCTTCGCTAATTTTGGCGAAGAAGTCGATGGCGATCGACTTATCGGTTGTATCGGTTCTGTCACATCAAAACAAGTTCCCTATATCATCGAAGGTAGAATTGCTCAAGCTGATGTTTTAGACAATGCTCGTAACTTGGTTACGATCGAAATATGTTTACCTGATTGGGCTAAAGTAATACCCCATAGAGGACAAGATGTTCTTATTATCGATCGACAAAAACACTGTTTTATTGCGATCGCCAAAGATACCTCTGATGAGGATAAATGGCTTAATTCAAAGAATTAA
- a CDS encoding DUF4276 family protein — protein MSYDLIFLVEEPSIAIVLNIILPKIIPDEISFICIIHQGKQDLVKSIPRKLKAFEFNPNTKFIIVHDQDSHDCQKLKLELFNLCQKAGNSDVMVRIICHELESWFLGDLLAIEKAYNLEQNTLSKKQNNQKFRNPDQLNSAKQELRNLVKQYYPATHSQKIAIYLSLTENKSKSFQVFLDGIKKMINFLK, from the coding sequence ATGAGTTATGACTTAATTTTTTTAGTAGAAGAACCCTCGATCGCCATTGTTTTAAACATAATTTTACCTAAAATTATACCCGATGAAATTTCTTTTATTTGTATTATTCATCAAGGAAAACAAGATTTAGTAAAATCAATTCCCAGAAAACTTAAAGCCTTTGAATTTAACCCTAATACTAAATTTATTATTGTCCATGATCAAGATTCCCATGATTGTCAAAAACTCAAATTAGAATTATTCAATCTTTGTCAAAAAGCAGGAAATTCTGATGTCATGGTGAGGATTATTTGTCATGAATTAGAATCATGGTTTTTAGGAGATTTACTAGCAATAGAAAAAGCCTATAATCTTGAACAAAATACCTTAAGTAAAAAACAAAATAACCAAAAATTTCGTAATCCAGATCAACTTAATTCGGCTAAACAAGAACTAAGAAATTTAGTTAAACAATATTATCCTGCAACTCATTCTCAAAAAATTGCGATATATTTATCTCTCACTGAAAATAAATCAAAAAGTTTTCAAGTTTTTCTTGATGGTATCAAAAAAATGATAAATTTTCTAAAATAA
- a CDS encoding AAA family ATPase yields the protein MKIVTLKIKNYRVFENLEIDDIPSFCVVIGANGTGKSTLFDIFGFLRDALKNNIRQALQVRGGYKEVITRGKEQENIEIELQFKINILETERLVTYLLIIGEDNKRPVIKREVLRYKRGEYGKPFHFLDFKLGQGYAITNEEDFSKPEEQLEREEQKLESNDILAIKGLGQFQRFKAASAFRLLIENWHVSDFHISEARGTKDALYAEHLSLTGDNMASVAQYIYQNHPDIFQIILTKMRERVPGISKVEAKDTEDGRLILKFQDQAFKDPFIDRYVSDGTMKMFAYLILLFDPKPHPLLCVEEPENQLYPTLLRELAEEFASYAHRGGQVFVSTHSPDFLNAVSLENILWLIKENGITKIYKAKDNPILKKLVEEGDLPGYLWNQGWFEGVAP from the coding sequence ATGAAAATTGTCACCCTAAAAATTAAAAATTATCGAGTATTTGAAAACCTAGAAATTGATGATATACCATCTTTTTGCGTAGTTATTGGTGCAAATGGTACGGGAAAATCAACCCTATTTGATATTTTTGGTTTTTTGCGAGACGCTTTAAAAAATAATATTCGTCAAGCCCTTCAAGTTAGAGGAGGTTATAAAGAAGTTATCACGAGGGGAAAAGAACAAGAGAATATTGAAATAGAGCTACAATTTAAGATAAATATTTTAGAGACAGAAAGACTTGTCACCTATTTATTAATCATTGGAGAAGATAATAAACGCCCTGTCATTAAAAGAGAAGTTTTGCGTTATAAAAGAGGTGAATATGGCAAACCTTTTCACTTTTTAGACTTTAAATTAGGTCAAGGTTATGCTATTACTAATGAAGAAGATTTTAGTAAACCCGAAGAGCAATTAGAAAGAGAAGAACAAAAACTAGAATCTAATGATATTTTAGCCATCAAAGGTTTAGGACAATTTCAAAGATTTAAAGCCGCTAGTGCGTTTCGTTTATTAATTGAAAATTGGCACGTTTCCGATTTTCACATTAGTGAAGCACGAGGAACTAAAGATGCTCTTTATGCCGAACACTTATCCCTCACAGGTGATAATATGGCATCAGTTGCTCAATATATTTATCAAAATCATCCTGATATTTTTCAAATAATTCTAACAAAAATGCGGGAAAGAGTGCCGGGTATTTCTAAAGTAGAAGCAAAGGATACAGAAGACGGAAGATTAATTTTAAAATTTCAAGATCAAGCATTTAAAGACCCTTTTATCGATCGATATGTTTCCGATGGTACAATGAAAATGTTTGCCTATTTAATCTTGCTTTTTGATCCGAAACCTCATCCTTTATTATGTGTAGAAGAACCTGAAAATCAACTTTATCCAACCCTATTAAGAGAATTAGCTGAAGAATTTGCCAGTTATGCTCATCGTGGTGGACAAGTATTTGTTTCAACCCATTCTCCTGATTTTTTAAATGCAGTTTCTTTAGAAAATATTTTGTGGTTAATTAAAGAAAATGGTATTACTAAAATTTATAAAGCTAAAGATAATCCAATTCTCAAAAAGTTAGTAGAAGAAGGAGATTTACCCGGTTATTTATGGAATCAAGGTTGGTTTGAAGGAGTTGCCCCTTAA
- a CDS encoding ABC transporter permease, which translates to MSRSKSLQYYILARLLLAPLMIWTIITIVFLLLRATPGDPADAILGARAPESAKQALREDLGLNAPLLVQYFRYLLQILNFDLGTSLSSRGLSVWDVIQQHFPATVELAFFGISVAIVVGVSIGIISASRPNTVFDVGGRLFGIITYSLPLFWVGMIVQLIFAVQLRWFPLGTRFPVGMASPERITGLYTLDSLLTFNFGQFFTAVYYLILPCVTLGILLSGIFERIVRVNLKQTLRSEYVEAARARGIPENKILLNHALKNALVPVITVMGLTFAALLGGAVLTEVTFSWPGLGNRLYEAISLRDYPTVQGIMVFFGVIVVFASILIDIINALIDPRIRY; encoded by the coding sequence ATGTCTCGATCGAAATCCTTACAATACTATATACTAGCACGATTATTATTAGCACCCTTGATGATTTGGACAATTATCACCATTGTCTTTTTACTATTAAGAGCTACCCCCGGCGATCCAGCCGATGCTATATTAGGTGCTAGAGCTCCAGAATCAGCAAAACAGGCTTTAAGGGAAGATTTAGGCTTAAATGCTCCCCTTTTGGTGCAATATTTTCGCTACTTACTGCAAATACTCAATTTCGACTTAGGCACATCTTTAAGTAGTCGAGGGCTTTCCGTGTGGGATGTCATTCAACAACATTTTCCAGCCACGGTAGAATTAGCTTTTTTTGGTATTTCCGTCGCCATCGTGGTAGGTGTCAGTATTGGTATTATATCCGCATCTCGTCCCAATACGGTGTTTGACGTGGGAGGGCGGTTATTTGGCATTATCACCTATTCGTTACCCTTATTTTGGGTGGGGATGATTGTACAACTAATCTTTGCCGTACAATTGAGATGGTTTCCCCTTGGCACAAGGTTTCCCGTAGGTATGGCTTCCCCAGAAAGAATTACGGGATTATATACCCTTGACAGTCTTTTAACCTTCAATTTTGGACAGTTTTTCACCGCCGTCTATTATTTAATTTTGCCTTGTGTTACTCTAGGGATTTTATTAAGTGGCATTTTTGAACGTATTGTGAGGGTGAATTTGAAACAAACCCTTCGATCGGAGTATGTAGAAGCCGCTAGAGCGAGAGGAATTCCCGAAAATAAGATTTTACTCAACCATGCTCTAAAAAATGCCTTAGTTCCTGTTATAACCGTCATGGGATTAACTTTTGCCGCCTTGTTAGGAGGAGCTGTATTGACAGAAGTAACATTTTCTTGGCCCGGATTAGGCAATCGTCTTTATGAGGCTATTTCTTTAAGGGATTATCCTACAGTACAAGGAATCATGGTATTTTTTGGAGTAATTGTAGTTTTTGCTAGTATTTTGATTGATATAATTAACGCTTTAATCGATCCTCGTATTCGTTATTAG
- the dnaJ gene encoding molecular chaperone DnaJ translates to MSGDYYEILGVSRSATKEELKSAYRKMARKYHPDVNKDAGAEERFKEINRAYEVLSEPETKARYDRFGEAGVGGASSGGVGFDPNDMGGFADIFETFFGGGFGGSSTGTATRRRGPTRGDDLRLDLRLKFREAVFGGEKEIKIPHLETCQTCKGSGAKAGSSPKTCGTCGGTGQVKRATRTPFGSFAQVSTCPTCNGEGQIIEEKCDSCGGQGRKQVNKKLKITIPAGVDNGTRLRVSGEGDAGSRGGPSGDLYVYLAVENDTHFKRDGINILSEITISYLQAILGCRLQVPTIDGDYELTIPAGLQPNTVMTLEDKGVPKLGNSVSRGNHLLTIKVDIPTKINSEERELLEKLAQIKGEHTSKKGFEGFFESIFHK, encoded by the coding sequence ATGTCAGGCGACTACTACGAAATTCTCGGCGTTTCCCGCAGTGCTACCAAAGAAGAACTAAAATCAGCTTATCGTAAAATGGCACGAAAGTATCATCCCGACGTGAACAAAGATGCGGGAGCAGAAGAACGTTTTAAAGAAATAAATCGAGCTTACGAGGTGCTATCCGAACCAGAAACGAAAGCCCGTTACGATCGTTTTGGAGAAGCAGGAGTTGGGGGAGCAAGTTCTGGAGGAGTGGGCTTCGATCCCAATGACATGGGAGGATTTGCCGATATTTTTGAGACTTTTTTTGGCGGTGGATTCGGAGGTAGTAGTACTGGTACTGCTACTCGTCGTCGTGGTCCTACTAGGGGGGATGATTTACGGCTGGATCTTCGGTTAAAATTCCGAGAAGCAGTGTTTGGTGGTGAAAAAGAGATCAAGATACCCCATTTAGAAACCTGTCAAACCTGTAAAGGTAGTGGTGCAAAAGCAGGTAGCTCCCCTAAAACCTGTGGCACTTGTGGCGGTACTGGACAAGTTAAACGAGCCACTAGAACGCCTTTTGGTAGTTTCGCTCAAGTCTCCACCTGTCCCACTTGTAACGGAGAAGGACAAATTATCGAGGAAAAATGCGACTCCTGTGGAGGACAAGGTAGAAAACAAGTCAACAAAAAACTCAAAATCACTATTCCAGCAGGGGTTGATAACGGTACTCGTTTAAGGGTTAGTGGTGAAGGAGACGCTGGTAGTCGTGGAGGTCCTTCAGGGGATTTATATGTATATTTAGCCGTAGAAAATGATACCCACTTTAAACGAGATGGTATTAATATTCTTTCGGAAATTACCATCAGTTATTTACAAGCAATTCTAGGTTGTCGTTTGCAAGTACCCACCATTGACGGCGATTATGAACTGACTATTCCCGCCGGTTTACAACCTAATACGGTGATGACTTTAGAAGATAAAGGCGTACCGAAGTTAGGTAATTCTGTCAGTCGTGGTAATCATTTGTTAACCATTAAGGTGGATATTCCCACGAAGATTAATTCTGAAGAACGAGAATTATTAGAAAAATTGGCTCAAATCAAAGGAGAACATACTTCTAAGAAAGGTTTTGAAGGATTTTTCGAGAGTATCTTTCATAAGTAG
- a CDS encoding sulfurtransferase TusA family protein — protein MTQKILDLRGTPCPINFIRSKLQLEKMSSGELLEICLDGGEPIEQVPNSLSMEGYNIEGVEDKGEYFVLSVRA, from the coding sequence ATGACACAAAAAATTTTAGATTTAAGGGGGACACCCTGCCCGATTAATTTTATTCGTAGTAAGTTACAATTAGAAAAAATGTCATCAGGAGAATTATTAGAAATTTGTCTTGATGGCGGTGAACCGATCGAGCAAGTTCCCAATAGTTTATCCATGGAAGGCTATAATATTGAAGGGGTTGAGGATAAAGGAGAGTATTTTGTTTTATCGGTTCGTGCCTGA
- the rsgA gene encoding small ribosomal subunit biogenesis GTPase RsgA translates to MINSANITPSDLVQGTVIAHLANFYQVRLGNNETLLCTRPTRLKKIGQSVLVGDRVMIKSSESERGAIDSVLPRETELERPPMANAEQILLVFALEEPSLDTVQLSRFLVKAESTNLKLVLGLNKVDLISPEHKEKWHQRLSEWGYEPYFFSVNTGEGIDSLQQILKNKITILAGPSGVGKSSLTSLLIPELDIRIGAVSGKLQKGRHTTRHVELFELLEGGFIADSPGFNQPNFDFPPESLINYFPEARQKLRANICKFHNCIHKDEPECAVKGEWERYQYYLKFLEETIEYNQKIAHSKDQESTMKTKFKADGKKSSEPKLESKKYRRVSRKFTNQTLENLSFNDEEELN, encoded by the coding sequence ATGATTAATTCTGCAAACATTACTCCATCAGATTTAGTTCAAGGTACGGTGATCGCACATCTGGCTAATTTTTATCAGGTTCGTCTTGGCAATAACGAAACTCTTTTGTGTACCCGTCCTACTCGTTTGAAAAAAATCGGTCAATCGGTATTAGTGGGCGATCGAGTTATGATAAAATCTAGTGAATCGGAACGGGGTGCGATCGATTCTGTGTTGCCAAGAGAGACGGAATTAGAACGCCCTCCCATGGCTAATGCTGAACAAATATTATTAGTATTTGCTTTAGAAGAACCTAGCTTAGATACAGTACAATTAAGTCGTTTTCTTGTCAAAGCTGAGTCCACGAATTTAAAACTGGTACTGGGATTAAATAAAGTAGATTTAATCTCCCCTGAGCATAAAGAGAAATGGCATCAAAGACTTTCAGAATGGGGCTATGAGCCTTATTTTTTCAGTGTCAACACAGGAGAAGGCATCGATTCCTTACAACAAATTCTTAAGAACAAAATTACTATTTTAGCTGGACCTAGTGGAGTAGGAAAATCTAGTCTCACATCCCTACTAATCCCAGAGTTAGATATTCGCATCGGAGCAGTGTCAGGCAAATTACAAAAAGGTCGTCACACCACCCGTCATGTGGAATTATTTGAACTTTTAGAAGGAGGTTTTATTGCCGATAGTCCGGGGTTTAATCAACCTAATTTCGATTTTCCCCCCGAATCCCTGATTAATTATTTTCCCGAAGCAAGACAGAAGCTGAGAGCAAATATTTGTAAATTTCATAATTGTATTCACAAAGACGAACCTGAGTGCGCCGTCAAAGGAGAATGGGAACGTTATCAATACTACCTGAAATTCTTAGAGGAGACGATCGAGTATAATCAAAAAATAGCTCATAGTAAAGATCAAGAATCCACTATGAAAACCAAGTTTAAGGCAGACGGGAAAAAATCTAGTGAGCCAAAATTAGAAAGCAAAAAATATCGGCGAGTATCCCGTAAATTTACCAATCAAACATTAGAAAATTTATCTTTCAATGATGAAGAAGAGTTAAATTAA